TTTGGATTCCAGCACAAAATACTTACCGTGAAATCTCAAGCTGTTCAAACACAGAAGATTTCCAAGCTCGTCGTGCCCAAATCCGTTACCGTGATGAAGCCGATGGTAAGGTTAAACTTCTCCACACCTTGAATGGTTCTGGACTTGCTGTTGGACGTACCGTCGCTGCTATTCTTGAAAACTATCAAAACGAAGATGGTTCTGTTACTATTCCTGAAGTCCTTCGTCCATATATGGGTGGAGCTGAAGTTATCAAACCATAAAATAAACAAGAGGAAGCATAACTTCCTCTTTTGCATTTCATGTAAAAAAACAGGTAGAAAATCTTTCATCTCTACCTGTTATTTTTATATTCTCTAGTAACCACCCATCATTGATGGATCCATAGCTGGAGCTGTTGCTACAGGTTCTGGTTTATTAGCCACAACTGCTTCTGTTGTCAAGATAAGACTTGCTACTGATGCTGCGTTTTGAAGGGCTGAACGGCTAACCTTAACAGGATCGATGATTCCCGCTTCAATCATGTTAACCCATTCACCTGTCGCAGCGTTGAAGCCTGTTCCAAGCTCTGCATTTTTCAAACGATCAATAACAATTGAACCTTCATAACCTGCGTTGTGGGCAATTTGACGTACAGGCTCTTCTAAGGCACGAAGAACAATATTGCGACCTGTTGCTTCATCGCCTTCTAATTCCAAGGCAGCGACAGCTGAGATGACATTAACAAGGGCAGTACCACCACCTGCAACGATACCTTCTTCAACAGCTGCACGAGTCGCGTTAAGAGCATCTTCGATACGGAGTTTCATTTCTTTCAACTCAGTTTCAGTTGCAGCACCAACCTTGATAACTGCGACACCACCTGACAATTTAGCTAAGCGCTCTTGAAGTTTTTCACGGTCAAATTCTGATGTTGTTGTTTCAATTTGAGACTTGATGACAGCGACACGGTTAGCAATTGCTTCAGGATTACCTGCGCCTTCTACAATAACAGTGCTATCCTTATCTACAGTCACTCTCGCTGCTTGACCAAGCGCTTCGATGGTAGCATCTTTCAACTCAAGACCAAGATCTTCTGTGATAACAGTTCCGCCTGTCAAAATCGCGATGTCTTCTAACATAGCCTTACGACGGTCACCGAATCCAGGGGCCTTAACAGCAACGACGTTAAAAGTTCCACGAATCTTGTTCAAGACAAGAGTTGGAAGAGCTTCACCGTCAACGTCATCTGCAATAATCAAGAGCGGACGGCTACTTTGAAGAATACTTTCTAGAAGTGGCAAAATTTCTTGGATGTTTGAGATTTTCTTATCAGTGATTAAAATGTATGGATTTTCAAGGTCTGCAACCATTTTTTCATTGTCAGTGACCATGTACTGTGATAGATAACCACGATCGAATTGCATTCCTTCTACAACTTCAAGCTCTGTTTCCATACCACGTGATTCTTCAATAGTGATAACTCCATCTTTACCAACTTTTTCCATGGCTTCAGAGATGTATTCACCCACTTTTTCAGAGCGAGAGGATACGGCAGCGACTTGTGCGATTGCTTCCTTGCTTGATACTGGAATGGCATTGTTCTTCAAGGCTTCTACAGCAGTTGCAACTGCTGCTTCAATCCCACGACGGATACCGATTGGATTTGCTCCTGCTGTAACGTTCTTGATTCCTTCACGAACGATGGCTTGGGTCAAGACAGTTGCAGTGGTTGTCCCGTCACCCGCAATATCGTTGGTTTTAGAAGCTACTTCTGATACCAATTTGGCACCCATATTTTCAAAATGGTCTTCTAGTTCAATTTCTTTAGCGATTGTCACCCCATCATTGGTAATCAATGGTGAACCAAATGATTTTTCAAGAACAACGTTACGGCCTTTAGGTCCCAAGGTCACTTTAACAGTATCAGCTAGGATATCAACGCCACGGACCATTGCTGAGCGTGCATCAGATGAAAATTTAATCTCTTTTGACATACTTATTTCCTCCTATTATTCTTCCACAATTGCTAAGATGTTAGCCTCACCAACGATGATATATTTTTCATCACCATCTTTGACATCAATACCTACATGAGCTTCAACTAAAACTTGATCTCCAACTTTTACACTTGGAGCAACAAGTTCACCACTCAAGGTGCGAACACCTTGTCCAATAGCTACTACTTTAGCTGTTTTTGTTTTTTCTTGGGCTGATCCTGCAAGGACAAAGCCACCAACTGTTTGTTCTTTTTCTTCAATTTTCAAGACCACGCGGTCTCCTAATGGTTTCAACATCTGCTTTCCTCCATAAGATAATCATATTATTAGCACTCTTTGTATACGAGTGCTAAACCATAGTTCTATTGTATCACTTAGTCAGAAATAGTCAAGAAAAAAACACCTCAAAAATGAAAGAGATGTTCCTTTAATATTAATTGAGAATCGTCAACTTTTGATTGAAATCATCGATAACCTTTTGGAGATTGATCCGCCCGCGGTAGATACCATATCCAAAAACCACCATTCCTAATATTCCAATCAAGGCAAGTAAAATTCCGAAAATTAAGAGTGGGAGGAAGGTTTTATGAAAAAGATAAATCAATACCACACCAATACTAGCAGTGATAAAGAGCAAACTGAACCAACGACCCAAATTTTCAAGCATGTGGCGTTGATACTTAATTTCTGTTTCATATCCATTAACAAGTTCTTGTTTTGTAACCATGAAAATCCTCCTGATAAAAATTGAGAATGAAGTGTAAGAGAAGGAGATTAGTCTACTTCATTCTCAAAATTTTTACTAGTAAATATTGGGTTCTCTTGACCTTAGTAATTAAGATGTGGGTCAAAGATACCTAGAGCAACACCAATTAAGGCAACAACAACTAGAATTAACATGACTTTGTTTGGTGAAACTTTTTTCTTAGACATCAACCACCAGCAAATAGTGATGAAGGTTGCTGTCAAGAGACCTGGATAAACACCATCAATCTTTTCTTGAATTTTAAGGAAGGCTTCTCCGTTAGCATTTTTGAATTCGAGTGCTGTTGTAACAGAGACCCAAGTCGCTGCTACGGCACCAATAACCATACCACCGACAACGCTGATTGCTTTACGAAGAGCTTGTCCTTTTGGTCCTACTAGGAATTCAACGGCTTTATCCCCTAATTGATATCCTTTGAAGAAGGCAAAGCGCATACCAAAGTAGACTAGGAAGTTCCATACGACGATGTAGAAGATAGCACCAGCGACGTTACCACCTTTAGAAAGACCAAGTGCAATCCCCAAAAGAACTGGAATCAAGGTACCAACGATCAAAGAGTCACCAATACCAGCGATTGGTCCCATCAAACCGGCACGCATCCCATTGATGGTTTCACCATCTACTGCATCTCCATTTGCACGTGCTTCTTCCAAACCAGCTGTAATCCCTACAACAAGAGATCCAAGTTGCGGTTCAGTATTGAAGAAAGCAGTATAGGTTTGCATAGCATCTTTTTGTTCTTCTTTTGTATCATACATTTCTTCTACGATTGGAAGCATAGAAGTCAAGTACCCAAAGGTTTGCATGTGTTCTTGAGAGAAACAAGTCAAATGACCATAATACCAATGATGAAATGCTTTTGCTAATGTTTTCTTTGAAATTTTCTTTCTATCAGCCATTTTAAATATCCTCCTCATCATCGTCTACGTAAACAGCCCCAGCTGGAACAGCTTTCATAGATTTGATTACTTCAAGTTCATAGTAGATTACTGCAAAGATTAATGAAACAACCGCACTCGCTACCAAGTTCAAGCCGAGAGATTTAGCCAAGGTAAATCCAACAAAGAATGGAATGAAGTCAGTTGCTTTTGTAACAATTTGTTTCAACAAGATAGCAATACCGACACATGGGAGAAGGGCTCCGACTGTAAAGAGAGCTTTCATCCAGAAACCATCCATAGGAAGGTAAAGTTTCATCAAATCAACCATGTTTTCACCATATTTGGTGATAATCATAGTTGGAAGGAAAGAGAAGAGGAAGTGAGAGATCCATGGGTAAACCCAGTCAACTGCGTAGAGTTTTTTGAAGTTTCCTTCTTCAACAGCCTTCCAACCAATGTGTTGCCAAAGTAAGTTCATTGTAGCTGTACCGTAGAAAAGAACAGTACCGATTGTCCCAACGGCTGCACCGATTGGGGCTGCAGCTGCCGCAATTCCAGCTTCGTCTGTGATGTGATTTGCATGCACAAACAAGATAGCAAGAGGAACACCAATATAAGAAATAGCACGAACGTCGGCAGATACGGTTCCACCAGGTGTTACCAAGGCGATATAAACGACTTGAAGGGCAACCCCGACCATAATACCGGTTGTCACATCTCCAAGAATTAAACCTGAAATCAACCCACCGATCAAGGGACGACCGAGTGTATAGTTCCCGATACTGGAACCTCCCATACCAGGCATTGAAGACAAGCTGGCGAAAACTGCAAGCAAGATTGCTTGAATCCATGAAATTGTCATAACAAACGCTCCTTTTTGTTTGTAAATTTATTTACCTAATTAATAAAATTGTTAGGTTTAAAAACCAAATTTAGATTTGAAATCATCCCAGTAACCAATCGAAACATCAGGCAACAACTGGAATTTCACCTTATAGCCTGCTGCTTGAATGGCTTGGAAGGCTTCTGCTTCTTCCTGTGTGATGGATTGGTTATTACCCAATTTCACTGCACCAGGTCGATCATTTGCAGGGCCAACGATGATTTCTTTAACATCTCCTGGGACAAAACCTTGATCCACCAAAATTTCCTTCATATCGATTGGGTTTTTGGTAATCAAGAAATACCGACTGTCAGATTCCGTTACTTTTGCTGACTTTTCTTTAAAGGCTTCTTTTGTCCATACAAAGGTTTTCTTGTCTGATGCTCCTTTGTAAGCTTGGATCAAAACCTTGTTTGATGCTGCTGCATCGTTTACGGCAATCAAACCATCACATGGTTTTTCTTTTGCCCAGCGTGTGACTGTTTGACCGTGAATCATGCGGTCATCAATCCGTACAAATGTTACTACCATAAGGTACCTCCCTATTAAATATCGTCATCATCTTCTTCAGCACTAGTGGCTGAAACTTCAAAAGGTTGTAGTGCAGATTGTGCTTCTGATAAGATAGTTGCTGACAAATCGTCTCCATCCAACACATCCTTCATCACAACTGCTGTCAAGGCCATGGTGAGGTTCATCCCACCAAGGATTAAAGCTCCATCTAGCTTTCCAGCTTCTTCTAGGACAGTGGCTGCCGTGGTTAATGGACTACCACCTACAATATCTGCCAAGACCAGCACAGAATCATCTGCTGTCAATTCTGAAATGCTCTCTCTAAAATCAACTGCAAAGTCATCAACGGATTTTCCTTCTTTAAGTCCAACTGCGATGACCTGATTCATCTTGTCACCAGCAAACATAGCTAGCGATGTTTTTAGCCCTTCTGCCAATCCTCCATGACTGACTAAAATGAGGTATTTCATTTTACTACGCCTCCTTTATTTGACTCTATTGTAGATTATTTGAAAACGTTTTTACATTGTCAAATGTCACATTATAAACATGACATTTAGCAATAAAAAAATGACATCTGTCACTTGATACAATGTCATCTTTTTTTCTTAAAATTCTACCTGAAGACTACTTTCAATCTCCCTTTGAATTTGCGGCAAGCGGTTCTCAACATCTTGATCGCGCAAGGCATTGCCAATCAAGTAGTCTAGCTTTTCTAACACCTCTTTTGAGACATTTTTTGGACTACTTTCAACAGCTTGTTCCATAATCCGGTTCAAGGTCTGATTGGTTAAGGAATCTACCCCAAAATCATCCACTTGCAGAAGATCTTTACTAGAACGACTCTTGACTACATCAGGCATGACAGAAATCCCTTGAGATTCAGCAAAAAGAGTTTGTTGGATTTCTGGATCCTCTGTCAACACTTGCATCAACTCCCAAGCCAACTTTGAATGAGGAGTCCGAGCAGACATGGCAAAAGAAGTCGTCGTAACCAAGGTCGCCTTGGTGGTTTTTGACTTAGCAGGCATAGGAATACAGGTCCAGGTGAAGTTTGAATATTTGGAAACATGATAGGGATAAGGTTTATAAGTCCTATATTGAGCCAAAGTCATGGGGTAAAATGCTACTTTCCCCTGGTCAAAATCTTTGGAACTCACCTTATAATTTTTATTTAACTCTTCCAATTTTTGCAGAAAAGTCAAAGATTCTTTGACTTCTGGAGCTGTGAGCTTGAGCATCCCTCCTTGAAAGAGACTGCCTCCATTTGCTGCCAAAGCTTCTTTCCAGGTGTATTCTGTACTCCCAAATTGGTCCAATTGCCCATCTCCATTGGTATCTTTGGTTAGTTCCTTACAAATCTCATAAAATTCTTCAAGACTCCAACCTTCTTTGGGAACCTCAATACCTTCCTTATCCAGCAAATCATTATTGACACACATTAAAATAGGATTGCTTTCGTAAGGTAAAGCATAGGGTTGTCCCTGATAGACACAGGATTCAAATGCAGCAGTATAAAAAGTAGCCTGATCTTTTTGACTCATATAACCATTCAAATTTTCTAAAACGCCTCGCGCTGCCAATAAAGAAATATCTTGTTCAGAGACCATAAAGACATCCGGTGTCTTTCCTGAAACAATTTTTTCTGAGAGCCAGTTTGAATATTCAGACTGTGGAATTCCATTTTCATATTCCACACGGACATTGGGATGGGACTTTTCAAATTTTTCAATTGCTCGATCTAAAGCATGCGAACGTTGACTGGTTGGTACATCCCAACTAGAACCTGCATAAACTCCTATATGAAGTACGGTTGGTTGCTGTTTCCACCAATAAACCCCCGCACTTACACAGAGCATAATAAGGAGTCCAACCCCAAAATAAAGATGCTTTCGCTTTAATTTCATTCCGTATTTCCTTTTGAAAAATCGCGTCTGGTCACTCCTGTTTGGACTGACCAAATCGCTAATTGTGTTCGATCCCGTAGGTTTAATTTTGCCAAAATCGTTGATAAGTAATTGCGCACGGTTCCTTCTGACAAGAAAAGTTTGGCGGCAATTTCTTTGTTTGACTCGCCATAACCAATTTCTTGAATAATTCGCCATTCCGTAGTGCTTAAATCTTTGACATTATCTTCATCCACAGTAATAGAAAAGTTGGATTTAGCCATCTGTGAAAAAATTTGAAAGACTTTGCTAGCGATATTAGGGTTAATCATAGCTCCACCCTGATACACCACCTTAATAGCTTCGTAGAGCTCGTCTGTCGAGGTCCCTTTTAAGAGATATCCTGAAGCACCATATTTGAGCGCACTATAGATAAATTCATCATCATCAAAGGTCGTTAAAATAATAATTTTGATATCCGGATAATGCTCTTTTACTTCTTTTGTAGCCAAAACTCCATCCATACCTGGCATCCGAATATCCATCAAAATTAAATCAGGATGAGTTTGTGGGATGCTCGACAAGACATGATTCCCATCTTCTACTGTTGCTACCACTTCGATATCGGAGTGAGCTGACAAAATAATTTTCAGAGATTCTCGAATCAAAGACTGGTCATCTGCCACCATTACTTTTATCACCATCTCTTATCTCCCTTCTTTTTATTTCGGTAAACTGACTCGTGTGAAAAATCCATCGCGACTTTCAAATTGGAGCTGTCCTCCTAGGATAGAAATACGCTCCATCATCTGCTTGAGCCCATATCCATAGGTCAAGGTTTCAAACCCAACTCCATTGTCCTGCAATTCTATTATGTAATCTGCTTCATCCTCAAAAAAATGAAGTTCCATTAGACTAGCATGGCCGTGACGAACCGCATTGGTCATAGATTCTTGAATCACACGAAAAATCGTATCTTCAATCATGACGTCCATATCGACATCAACCCATTCATAGATTAAATCAACCTGTAAATTTGAAAGATTCTGATACTCATGAATCATCTTTTCTAAAGCATCTTTGAGAGTTCGTCCCTCAAGAGCTCCTGGCCGAAGGCGATTGAGAGAGCCTCTCACATCTTGAATCCCTTCGCGGACGACTTCTGACACATTTTTCACCTGTTCTTTTGCCCGATTAGGATCGATATCAATCAAGACTCCAACTGCATCTAAACCAGCTGAGATTCCTGTTAATACATGCCCCAAGGTATCGTGAATCTCACGAGCAATCCGCTTACGCTCCCGATCCTCTGCAATTTTCTCAGATAAGGCCATATAGTTGTTCAACTCCGTATTAACTTTGGATACCATGGCCAATTCCTCTTCCACTTCGTGGTTCTCCGCAAGGACATTCATAATATAAAACAAAAGCGAAATAATGAAGAACACCAAATTTGAGGCATAGAGAGAATTCTTCAGAAAAAAGGCCAAAATTCGGAGGGAGGACGGATAAAACTGAATATACGTATCCAAGGACGGAATCGGAAAGAAAAGTGAAAAGACGTCTGAGTTGGTCACAAGAAGCATCAGGAAACTCACTAGTATAAACGCAAACCAATACTTGCGGTCTCGTTTAGTATTCAACTCTTTAGAACCATAGAAAATATCCGCAAAAACCAAGAGAATAATCCCATTATAAGCTATATTTTGAACCCACATCAAGAGCAACATCAGGAGAATCTCTAGAATATTTCGTTTATCAAAGATAGACCATCGGCTCGTTTGAGGACGATAACGACTCATTGATATTAAGGCAATCCCAGCAAATAAGATTGCTGACAAGCAAAAAGTCGTAGATGGAGCAAAAGGAATACGCTCTAGGCGCTCCAATAATAGAGAGGCTTGGCGTTGAGCGATGATATAGTTGGTTGCTTGAAGATAGATGATGCTGTTGAGCATAACAGCAATAAAATTCACGACCATAAGAATGGCCAAACTGTATCGAACACCTCTAAACTTTCTCATTACTGCCACCCATTCACATCAAACTGATCAATGTTTTCCTTTGTCATCATTTCAACTGGAATGGTCACCTCTTTGGTATAGCTCTTCCCTTCAGAAATATCTTGGATAACTTCCATAACACGGTCTCCCATCTTCAAGGGAGATTGAGCAACGGTTCCCACTACATCATCCGTCGAGTGCAACAAGGATTTCATATCTGGTGAGCCATCGATTCCATAAATTGCAATGGACTGGCTATTTCCTTGCTCCTTAATTGCAGCTAAAGCTCCTATAGCCGAGCGGTCATTTAAGGCAACCAAGGTATCAATTTCAACCCCTGATTGTAAAAAATTCTGGACAGCCGGCATGGCGATCTCCGTTTGCCCCTTGGTTTCTAGTTCCGATACAATCTGATAAGAACTGTGCCCCTCTATAGTGTCTTTAAACCCCTGAATCCGCGTATCTGCTGAAACAGTCCCCTTATGCTCCAAAAGGAGGACCCGAGCGCTAGAGGAACGTTTCATCAGCTCTTTAGCAATCAATACTCCCGCTTGGTAGTTATCAGATACAATACTTGCATCGGGCTTAAAATTTTTCAGTTGGGTATCGACTGCAATGATTTTAATTCCTTGTTTTCTAGCTTTTTCAAGAGCAGTTAAAATGGACTGGCTATCCCCCTTGACCGGATTGATCACAATCACATCAACTTTTTGAGCACAAAAATCATCAATCTGCTGGCTCTGCCTTTCTTCATCCAATTCTGGATCTCGGACGCAAACAAGAGCTCCTCTTTCATCGGAAATTCGACTAATTTCCGAATGAATACTTTTATAGAACTCATTGTTCATGGTCATATAGGTTACACCAATTTTAGTCTGATCCTTGATGCCACTTGTTTGACAACGGCCAAAAATCCAAAAGAGAATACAGACCACTGGAATCATCAGTAATATACGCTTTATCAGCCATTTCAACAATTCTTTTTTCTCTTTATTTTCCTTCAAATTTTATTCCTTTTCTGAAAATTTTGAATATATATTACTTTATTCTACTACTTTTTCAAAAAAAGTGCTTGATTTTATTGTACAAGTACATTTATTTGACCTATCTTAAGAAGTAATTTCCGAACAATATAACTAGAAATAATAGAAAAAGCCGGTCTATAAACGAACCAGCTTTTTCTATAATCAATCCTAGAAAGGAAGTTCCTCCTCTTCCAAGACCAAATCTGCTAAGTCTTGACCTGCATTATTTTCACGCATAGCACGTTGAGCACGACTTTCCAAAAGTTGAAATCCAGTACAGAGAACCTCTGTCACGTAGTTGCTCTGACCATTCTTCTCAAACTTACGGGTACGGAGCTCCCCATCTACAGAAATGAGACTGCCTTTAGTCGCGTAGCTAGCTAAGGTTTCAGCCAATTTCCCCCAGACAACAATATTGATGAAGTCAGCTTCACGTTCCCCGTTTTGATCCTTGAAACGACGGTTAATGGCAATGGTCGCACGAGCAACTGACTTGTCATTGTTGGTTTTGTGCAATTCTGGTGTAGACGTCAAGCGTCCAATCATGATAACTTTATTATACATTTTTCATCCTCCTACTTAATAATTCGGAAGAATACAAAAAAAGTTACAAGATTTGTAACTTTTTTAAATAGTATTAATCTCTATGAATCGTAAACCCAGTAGCTTGTTGATTAGCCATGATTGTCATATCTGTGATTTGTACTCGTCGTGGTTGACTGGTAACATAAACCACTGCATCAGCGATATCTTGTGCCTGTAAGGCTTCAAGCCCCTGGTAAACAGTCGCAGCCCGTGCTTCATCTCCATGAAAACGTACCTTAGAAAAATCCGTCTCTACAATTCCAGGTTGAATAGTGGTCACCTTGATATCTGTAGCAATGGTATCAATCCTTAAGCCATCCGAAAAGGTTTTTACTGCAGCCTTGGTTGCTGAATAGACTGCTGCACCCGCATAGGCATAAATACCTGCGGTTGAACCCATGTTAATGATATGACCTTGATTGGCAGCTACCATGGAAGGCAAGAAACACCGCGTAACCGCCATCAATCCCTTGACATTGGTATCTAGCATGGTCAACATATCCAACTCCTCATAGTCCTGATATGGAGCTAAGCCTAAAGCAAGTCCAGCGTTATTAACTAAAACATCAATCGAACCTACTGCTTCAAGAATATCTGAACAAACCGTTTTAACCATTGTCATATCGGTTACATCTAGCTGAAAGGTCCAAACATTTTGATTCGGAAAGGCTTCTGCAAACTCTGCTTTTAGAGCTTCAAGTCTTTCTATTCGACGTCCTGTGAGAACAATATTTTCACCTTTTTCTAGATAGGCACGCGCAATTGCTTCACCAATACCTGATGTTGCACCTGTAATCACAACATTTTTTGCCATCTTATTTCCCTCAAGCAAAGATTATAAATCACTTTTAGTGATTAAGCAGTCCAGTGTGTAGCTGGGTCAAAGGGTGTTCCAACTACCTGGTCGTCTGACAATTCAATGACACCACGTTTTTGGGGAGCATTTGGCAAGGCAAGTTCACGAGGACTACACATCATCCCAAAACTCTTTTCCCCACGAAGTTCGCCTGGAAAAATGAGATTGCCTTTTGGCATCATAGCTCCAGGAAGAGCAACAATGGTTTTCAAACCAACACGTGCATTGGGAGCACCAGCAACGATTTGTACTGTCTTGTCATTCCCAACAGCAACTTGGCAGATATTGAGGTGGTCACTATCTGGATGCGCAACCATCTCTACAATCTCTCCAACGACAAATTTCGGTTCCTTGTCATTGATAATCTCTTCTGTAAATCCTTCTGCCTGCAATTCTTGGTTCAAACGTGCTACTTGCTCGTCAGTTAAAAATACTTGCCCGCGCTCAGCGATTTCAAACATGCTAGAAACTTCAAAAATGTTCCATGCGACAGTTTGACCAATTTCTTTTAGGAAAACACGCGCAATATTGCCTTTACGCTCAGCATCTAGCTTGGCGTCACCACTGTTTTTCACGATAACCATAAGGACATCGCCTACATATTCTTTATTGTATGTAAAAATCATTCTTTTCTCCTATTTCAAACTTGCTAAAAAGTCATTGATTTGCCCCTTGGTTTTACGGTCACGATCGACAAAGCGTCCAATTTCCTTGTCCTTGTCTAAAACAACAAGACTCGGAATCCCGTAAACATCCCAAAGTTTAGCAAGTTCCATGTACTCATCACGGTCTACTCGTATAAAAGTAAACTCTGGATTTGCCGCTTCAATCTCTGGCAAGGCGGGATAAATATAACGGCAATCGCCACACCAATCCGCAACAAAAAGGAAGACCTTCTTGCCATCCTGCTCTACTAAATTCGCTAATTCTTCTAAACCGTTAGGAGAAATCATAAGCCCTCCTCCTCGTAGATGAGATCTTCATCTTCAAAGACAAAGGTATAGTGACGACCATCTTCAAAAATGACACCGCCAACGAGACGCTCTAGGCTGCTTTCATATACTTGGACATAGAGAGTCGCAATTTCACCCATCTCTGAAAAGTAGTCACGCACAATCGCAGTCAACTCTTCTTGCGTCTTCATGAGCTTGTGCTCATCAGCTACTTTCTTTGCTCCAAAAGCAAGTGCTCCAAGACCTACTAATGCCAAACCTGTTTTAATGATATTTTTCGTTTTCATGCTAACATTGTAACACAAAAAGGTTCTAGGAACAATGAAAAAGGGAGTTGAACTCCCTTTTCTAATTCCTAAATTTTAATAATGTCTCTCACCAAACAAATCTTCTGGCAAATCATGGAAATCCTTACCTGCCTTGAAATTTTCAAACTTGCCTAGCAAAAACTGGTAGGCATCCAAGCGGCTTTCATAGCGAATCATGGCATCTTTAGCACGCTCATCTTGATCTTCTTCATAGACTTTTTGGCTTTCTTTGAGGGCCATTTCATTAATCATGATTTGAGTATTGACCCAGGCTTCAAATTCTTTCATAAATTCTTGTTCGTAACTCATCGTCTCTCCTTATTCTATTCCTCGATAGTAGTCTGTATCAATCTCACGGTAAGGCTGGATATCCTGAACATACTCCAAGACTCCTTGAAACTCTCCGTCTTCATCGTGTACCGCAGCATAGGTGATATGGACAAACTTGCCCCGTGACTCCGACTTGAACCACATCTCATACTTGTCTTTTTCCCCCTCACGAAGACCTTTCATAATGGCCTTTACCTTGTCAAGGTACTTGGGTGGGTGA
The window above is part of the Streptococcus sp. Marseille-Q6470 genome. Proteins encoded here:
- the groL gene encoding chaperonin GroEL (60 kDa chaperone family; promotes refolding of misfolded polypeptides especially under stressful conditions; forms two stacked rings of heptamers to form a barrel-shaped 14mer; ends can be capped by GroES; misfolded proteins enter the barrel where they are refolded when GroES binds) produces the protein MSKEIKFSSDARSAMVRGVDILADTVKVTLGPKGRNVVLEKSFGSPLITNDGVTIAKEIELEDHFENMGAKLVSEVASKTNDIAGDGTTTATVLTQAIVREGIKNVTAGANPIGIRRGIEAAVATAVEALKNNAIPVSSKEAIAQVAAVSSRSEKVGEYISEAMEKVGKDGVITIEESRGMETELEVVEGMQFDRGYLSQYMVTDNEKMVADLENPYILITDKKISNIQEILPLLESILQSSRPLLIIADDVDGEALPTLVLNKIRGTFNVVAVKAPGFGDRRKAMLEDIAILTGGTVITEDLGLELKDATIEALGQAARVTVDKDSTVIVEGAGNPEAIANRVAVIKSQIETTTSEFDREKLQERLAKLSGGVAVIKVGAATETELKEMKLRIEDALNATRAAVEEGIVAGGGTALVNVISAVAALELEGDEATGRNIVLRALEEPVRQIAHNAGYEGSIVIDRLKNAELGTGFNAATGEWVNMIEAGIIDPVKVSRSALQNAASVASLILTTEAVVANKPEPVATAPAMDPSMMGGY
- a CDS encoding PTS sugar transporter subunit IIB; protein product: MVVTFVRIDDRMIHGQTVTRWAKEKPCDGLIAVNDAAASNKVLIQAYKGASDKKTFVWTKEAFKEKSAKVTESDSRYFLITKNPIDMKEILVDQGFVPGDVKEIIVGPANDRPGAVKLGNNQSITQEEAEAFQAIQAAGYKVKFQLLPDVSIGYWDDFKSKFGF
- a CDS encoding PTS sugar transporter subunit IIC produces the protein MTISWIQAILLAVFASLSSMPGMGGSSIGNYTLGRPLIGGLISGLILGDVTTGIMVGVALQVVYIALVTPGGTVSADVRAISYIGVPLAILFVHANHITDEAGIAAAAAPIGAAVGTIGTVLFYGTATMNLLWQHIGWKAVEEGNFKKLYAVDWVYPWISHFLFSFLPTMIITKYGENMVDLMKLYLPMDGFWMKALFTVGALLPCVGIAILLKQIVTKATDFIPFFVGFTLAKSLGLNLVASAVVSLIFAVIYYELEVIKSMKAVPAGAVYVDDDEEDI
- a CDS encoding sugar ABC transporter substrate-binding protein produces the protein MKLKRKHLYFGVGLLIMLCVSAGVYWWKQQPTVLHIGVYAGSSWDVPTSQRSHALDRAIEKFEKSHPNVRVEYENGIPQSEYSNWLSEKIVSGKTPDVFMVSEQDISLLAARGVLENLNGYMSQKDQATFYTAAFESCVYQGQPYALPYESNPILMCVNNDLLDKEGIEVPKEGWSLEEFYEICKELTKDTNGDGQLDQFGSTEYTWKEALAANGGSLFQGGMLKLTAPEVKESLTFLQKLEELNKNYKVSSKDFDQGKVAFYPMTLAQYRTYKPYPYHVSKYSNFTWTCIPMPAKSKTTKATLVTTTSFAMSARTPHSKLAWELMQVLTEDPEIQQTLFAESQGISVMPDVVKSRSSKDLLQVDDFGVDSLTNQTLNRIMEQAVESSPKNVSKEVLEKLDYLIGNALRDQDVENRLPQIQREIESSLQVEF
- a CDS encoding PTS fructose transporter subunit IIA — its product is MKYLILVSHGGLAEGLKTSLAMFAGDKMNQVIAVGLKEGKSVDDFAVDFRESISELTADDSVLVLADIVGGSPLTTAATVLEEAGKLDGALILGGMNLTMALTAVVMKDVLDGDDLSATILSEAQSALQPFEVSATSAEEDDDDI
- a CDS encoding PTS system mannose/fructose/sorbose family transporter subunit IID, whose product is MRRIFKMADRKKISKKTLAKAFHHWYYGHLTCFSQEHMQTFGYLTSMLPIVEEMYDTKEEQKDAMQTYTAFFNTEPQLGSLVVGITAGLEEARANGDAVDGETINGMRAGLMGPIAGIGDSLIVGTLIPVLLGIALGLSKGGNVAGAIFYIVVWNFLVYFGMRFAFFKGYQLGDKAVEFLVGPKGQALRKAISVVGGMVIGAVAATWVSVTTALEFKNANGEAFLKIQEKIDGVYPGLLTATFITICWWLMSKKKVSPNKVMLILVVVALIGVALGIFDPHLNY
- the groES gene encoding co-chaperone GroES, which gives rise to MLKPLGDRVVLKIEEKEQTVGGFVLAGSAQEKTKTAKVVAIGQGVRTLSGELVAPSVKVGDQVLVEAHVGIDVKDGDEKYIIVGEANILAIVEE